The nucleotide sequence GCCGATCATCTTTATGGCTTCTCGGCAGAGAGCGGGTTAAAAAAGTTGATGCAGGAGTTTGGTATGCCCTTTGACACGAATAGGGACATGCCCAGTGAACGCCACGACCAAAAGCATATTGATGCTATTTGGTCACGTTACGATGCATACCGTAGTGGCCGCTACCCTGGCGCTGAGTATCTTTTATCTTCACTAAATCCTTTCGATAACTGGAAAGCGTCGCAACGTTATAGCAACCAGCAACAGTTCACACAAATTGTGGCGGAAAAACATCGCAACGGAGCCAGACAAGTCCAAAATATACTTAAACAAGCTAAAACGGACGGCGCGATATGAAAACCTTCGACCAGCTTTTGCCTACTATTGAAGGCATTCTTAAACCTCACACTGATCTTATCAGTCAGATTGAACCCGTGGCGATCAACCGAGATCTGAACGGTAAAGTCAGGTTAATCGTTTCCGAATCGATTCAGAACAATCCCGAACATCAGGCTGCGATTGACACGATTGCCGCACAATTTTCAACTGAACTGTCGCCTCACAGCTTTGCACCAGATAACTCCGTCTTATACGAATCCAATGTCGAATCGGTTTATCAACGCGCAGCCCATTTTGCGCTTGCCGATATTCCCGGCGTCTATGTGGTTGACAGACTAGCGACGGAAAGCCGCTGGGATATGATCACCCCAGAATCTGAAGGCGCCAGTCGCATTGTCTTTTTTTCTATCAAAGGCGGCGTTGGCCGCTCAACCGCGATGGCGGCTTGCGCATGGGCGCTGGCGCAAGCCGGTAAAAAAGTCATGGTGCTTGATTTGGATCTTGAGTCTCCGGGCTTATCTACCGCCTTGCTACCGCAAGACCGCCGCCCGACTTATGGCATCGCCGACTGGCTGGTGGAAGATCTGGTCGATAATGGCAACAGCCTGCTTGATGACATGATCGCCACCAGTACGCTATCCCATGACGGCGACATTTACGTGATACCCGCGCATGGCAAAAACCCGGGAGAATATATCGCCAAGCTGGGTAGGGTCTGGATGCCCAAAATAGACAGTAACGGAAACCGGGAAAGCTGGTCTCACCGACTCAATCGCCTGATTGATCAGTTGGAAGCAAGGATTAAACCTGATGTGATTTTGATTGATTCACGCTCAGGAATAGATGAGGTCGCCTCCAGTTGTGTTACCGATATCGGCGCCAATACCGTGTTGTTGTTTACACTGGATGGCGAGCAAACCTGGTCAGGATATCGGGTGTTATTTGAATACTGGAACCGATCAGGCAAAGCCGCTGATATCCGTGAGCGTTTGCAACTTATCGGTGCCATGATTCCTGATGATGAACGACGCGAGAGCTACTTTTCCGGGTTGTGTGAAAACGCTTACGAACTGTTTTCCTCCACACTTTATGACGAAGTACCACCGGGTGAAACAGTGGAGAATCTGTTCAGCTTCGAGATGAACGACGAAGCAGCACCACACTATCCGTGGGCGATTCGCTGGAACAGAGGATTCTCCGCGCTAACGTCGCTACATTCCCGATTTGCGCAAAACACGATAGACTCCGCCGAAGTTCAGTCAATTTTCGGCACGTTAATTGAGGGTGTTCAAGGTTTAACCAATCATCCCGGAGAGCATGATGAGTAGCGCAGAAAATATCCGTCGAGCCATTTATGAAACCTTACCTGCGGATACCTCATACAGCGGGTCTGCGCCGCCATTAAAACACCTCTACATTCCGCCTGCGCATTTAAAAGCACTAAGGCCGGAAAGTTTACTGGTGGTGGGCACACGTGGAGTCGGGAAATCTGTTTGGACGGCAGCGCTTGGCGATCCTGCTTTGCGTAAAGTGCTAGGTTCATCAATTCCACAATTGGATATTACAGACATTCATATCGGATTTTCAGAGCGGCCACAGAATGACGCGTATCCAGACTCAGATACATTTTCTCAATTGGTAGAGAGCTTTGAT is from Dickeya dianthicola NCPPB 453 and encodes:
- a CDS encoding KGGVGR-motif variant AAA ATPase → MKTFDQLLPTIEGILKPHTDLISQIEPVAINRDLNGKVRLIVSESIQNNPEHQAAIDTIAAQFSTELSPHSFAPDNSVLYESNVESVYQRAAHFALADIPGVYVVDRLATESRWDMITPESEGASRIVFFSIKGGVGRSTAMAACAWALAQAGKKVMVLDLDLESPGLSTALLPQDRRPTYGIADWLVEDLVDNGNSLLDDMIATSTLSHDGDIYVIPAHGKNPGEYIAKLGRVWMPKIDSNGNRESWSHRLNRLIDQLEARIKPDVILIDSRSGIDEVASSCVTDIGANTVLLFTLDGEQTWSGYRVLFEYWNRSGKAADIRERLQLIGAMIPDDERRESYFSGLCENAYELFSSTLYDEVPPGETVENLFSFEMNDEAAPHYPWAIRWNRGFSALTSLHSRFAQNTIDSAEVQSIFGTLIEGVQGLTNHPGEHDE